The DNA sequence GCCACAAGGCCCTGGGCATCCTGACAACTGAAGGTAAGTACTACTTCCCGCACACCGGCCATGGAACAATTCCTGATATCGAATAGAGAATGAACAATAGATGAAAGGCTGCAAGACTACTGGATTGCGGACAAGGGGCTCAAGTGCTTTATGGCGCAACCAGGGTAGTGCCAGCCAGCGGCAACACAAACACCAGCACAATCGGTAGCACCACAAACGCCAGCAGCGTGGACATCAGTACCATGGCGGCCACTTCCTGAGGGGCCCGGTCATAGCGCAGGGCCAGCAGGTAATTGAAGATGGCGACCGGCATGGCGCCCTGGAGCACCGCGACCCCGAGCGCCTCACCCTCCAGCCCGATCAGCCGCGCGGCCAGATAGGCGAGCGCCAGCCCCCCCAACACCCGCAAGGTACTGAAGGCCAGACTGAGCCGCCAGGCCACCAGTTTCAGGCGCGCGAGGGAAACCCCCAGGGTCAGAATCATCAGCGGTATGGCAAAGCCCCCCATCAGGTCCACCGTATTGGCCAGCCACAGCGGCAGCGTGGTATCGGTCAGCAACAGCGCCACCGCCAGCACCATGGCGTAGAGCACCGGCTGGCGCCCCAGCGCCTTGAGCCGTGCGCCCAACCCCTCGGCGCGGGACACCATCATGATGCCCACGGTAAAGGTACTGAGGGTCATCACCATAAACGCGGCCAGCGCCAGGGCCAGCCCGGTATCGCCAAAGGCGAACAGGCACAGCGGCAGACCCAGGTTGCCGTTGTTGGGGAACATCAGAGAGGGAATATAGTGGACCGGCGGCAGCTTCAGCCAGCGGGTCAGCAGGTAACCAATCACGCCCATGCTCAGAATCACCACCGCCGCCGCCAGGGCCACGCCGCCCATGATGCTCGGCTCCACCTCGACCCGCGCCATGACCGAGACAATCAGGCAGGGGGTGGCGATGTTCATCACCGCGCGGGAGACAAACTCGGATGGGTAGTCGGCACCGGAGCGCACCCAGCCGTAGCCGATAGCGGTTCCGATAAACAGCGGGGCCATAATGGCCGCTAATTCCGCGAACATGTCGCTCCTAATGTCGCGTGGTGGTCAGGACGGTCAACCCCCATTGTACCGGAATGCGAGCGACACACTAGCGCAAAAAGGCCGCTATGTTATTTTTGGCGATAACAGCCAAAGCCGGTAGAATAAAAAAATCTATTCAGCCCACATTGGCCAACTTTACACCACTTTCAGGGTACCCCTCCCTGAGGACGCGGCCCGCAGGATAGTGATCACTGACCTGACGATTTACACACATTTTATCCACAGGCCATCCCCGTTTTTGTCCGCTTGCATTCCCGCCCAAAGCGCATTATCTTGTAGCGCATTCACCCGGTACCCCTATATATAGGGTTTTTCGATACCCCGCCCCAACGCTTCACGCTGTGCGCGGTACCGGGTTATCCAGTTTCACCAAACACCCGTCACCTGCCCAGGGTGACCGCTTACAGTCACGGAATTCAGATCGCTCGCGGAGACGTCCATGCACACAGAAACCGACTCACAGAACACCACCACCGGCTCCCAGCCCCACACGGAAGGCTCATCGCAGCAGCGCAGCGCCTCCAACCTCTCGGCCACCGCGCCGGGCCAGGTTCGGGTCATCAAGCGCAACGGCACCGTGGTCCCCTACGACCCCAGCAAAATTGCTGTCGCCATGACCAAGGCCTTTCTGGCCGTGGAAGGCGGTACCGCCGCCGCCTCGCGCCGGGTGCGCGAGACCGTGGAAAACCTGACCGGTCAGATCACTGCCACCTTCAAGCGGCGCATGCCCTCCGGCGGCACCATCCACATTGAAGAAGTACAGGATCAGGTCGAACTGGTACTGATGCGCTCCGGCGAGCACAAAATCGCCCGGGACTACGTTCTCTACCGCGAAGAGCACGCCCGCCTGCGCGCCGAGAAGCAGCCGGCCGCCAGCGCCGACACCCAGGCCGAAGATCCGGAATACCCCACCATCGAAGTCACCCTGGACGATGGCAGCAAGGCCCCGCTGGACACCCAGCGCCTGCGCACTATCGTGCGTGAAGCCTGCGCCGGCCTGACTGACGTGAGCGAAAAGGCCATTCTCGATGAGGCCATGCGCAACCTCTATAACGGCGTGAGCCTGCGCGATGTGAACACCTCTCTGGTGATCACCGCCCGCACCCTGGTGGAAAAAGAGCCCAACTACACCTACGCCACCGCCCGCCTGCTGCTGGACAAGCTGCGCGCCGAGGCGCTGAGCTTCCTGGGTGTGGCCGACTTCGCCACCCAGGCGGAAATGGAAACCTATTACGCCCAGGCTCTGCCCGCCTATATTCAGAAAGGCGTCGAGCTGGAGCTGCTGGCACCTGAACTGCTGAGCTTCGACTTGGAAAAGCTGGGCAAGGCGATCATCGCCGAGCGCGACCTGCAGTTCACCTACCTGGGCCTGCAGACCCTGTATGACCGCTACTTCATTCACAGCAACGATGTGCGCATCGAGCTGCCCCAGGTGTTCTTCATGCGCGTGGCCATGGGCCTGGCCGTGGAAGAAGACAACCGCGAAGAGCGCGCCATCGAGTTCTACAAGCTGCTCAGCTCCTTCGACTACATGAGCTCCACCCCGACCCTGTTCAACGCCGGCACCCTGCGCCCGCAGCTGTCTTCCTGTTACCTGACCACGGTACCGGACGACCTGCACGGCATTTACGGCGCGATCCAGGACAACGCCATGCTGAGCAAATTCGCGGGCGGTCTGGGCAACGACTGGACTCCCGTACGCTCCCTGGGCGCCTACATCAAAGGCACCAACGGCCGCTCCCAGGGCGTGGTGCCCTTCCTGAAAGTCGCCAACGACACCGCCGTGGCGGTGAACCAGGGCGGCAAGCGCAAAGGCGCCGTCTGTGCCTACCTGGAAACCTGGCACCTGGACATCGAAGAGTTCGTCGAGCTGCGTAAAAACACCGGTGACGACCGTCGTCGCACCCACGACATGAACACCGCCAACTGGGTACCGGACCTGTTCATGAAGCGCGTGTTCGACGATGAAGAGTGGACCCTCTTCTCCCCGAACGATGTGCCGGACCTGCACGACCTGTACGGCAAAGCCTTCGAGGAGCGCTATAACGAATACGAGCGCATGTGCGAGACCGGCGAGATGCGCCTGTACAAAAAAGTGCGCGCGCTAGATCTGTGGCGCAAGATGCTGGGCATGCTGTTTGAAACCGGCCACCCCTGGATCACCTTCAAGGACGCCTGCAACCTGCGCAGCCCGCAGCAGCACGCCGGTGTGGTGCACTCCTCCAACCTGTGCACCGAGATCACCCTGAACACCAAGGCCAATGAAGAAATCGCCGTGTGCAACCTGGGTTCCGTGAACCTGGCCCAGCACATCGTCGACGGCAAGCTCGACCATGACAAACTGGCGAAGACCGTCAAAACCGCCATTCGCATGCTCGATAACGTCATCGACATCAACTACTACTCCGTGGACAGCGCGCGCAACTCCAACCTGCGCCACCGCCCCATCGGCCTGGGCCTGATGGGCTTCCAGGACGCCCTCTACCGTCAGCGCCTGGCCTATGGCTCGGACGAAGCGGTGCAGTTTGCCGATATCTCCATGGAAGCGATCAGCTACCACGCGATCAAGGCCTCCTGCGAACTGGCCAAAGAGCGCGGCCGCTACGCCACTTTCGAGGGTTCACTGTGGAGCCAGGGTATTATGCCCATCGACTCCATCCAGAAACTGGCCGAAGAACGCGGCGAGAAGTACATTGAAATGGACCTGAGCCAGACCCTGGACTGGGACGGCCTGCGCGAAGAGGTGAAAACCAACGGCATGCGTAACTCCAACGTCATGGCCATCGCCCCGACCGCCACCATCGCCAACATCACCGGCGTGAGCCAGTCCATCGAACCCACGTACCAGAACCTGTACGTGAAATCGAACCTGTCCGGCGAATTCACCGTCGTGAACCCCTACCTGGTGCACGACCTGAAAGCGCGCGGCCTGTGGGACAACGTGATGGTCAACGACCTGAAATACTACGAAGGCACCGTACAGCCCATCGACCGCGTACCGGACGATTTGAAAGCGCTGTACGCCACCGCCTTTGAAGTGGAACCCAAGTGGATCGTGGACGCCGCCAGCCGCCGCCAGAAGTGGATCGACCAGGCCCAGAGCCTGAACCTCTACATCGCCGGCGCCAACGGCAAAAAGCTGGACATCACCTACCGCATGGCATGGTTCCGTGGCCTGAAAACCACCTACTACCTGCGCGCCCTGGCCGCCAGCACCACCGAAAAATCCACCATCACCACCGGCACGCACAACGCCGTGTCCTCCAGTGGCGGCAACGGCGTAGCCGCCGCCAGCGCATCGGCGGCCAGCACAGCCCCGAGCAATGGCGAAGCCGCGCCAGTACCCAAGGCCTGCTCCCTGGACGACCCAAACTGCGAAGCCTGCCAGTAAACTGAACCACCTACGCGACCCAACCACCAAGGGTCGCGTAGGGCGGATAAGGCCAAAGGCCGCATCCGCCGTAACCAAACCAAACGCGGCACCAAAAGTCCGCGTAGGGCGGATAAGCAAAGCGCATCCGCCGTAACCAAAACCAGACGTAGGGTGGAGCCAAGCGCAAAGCGCGCATCCACCACTGACAAAACCAAACAACAGAGGAAAGCGCCATGCTAAGTTGGGACGATTTCGACGCCGCCGAAGAAACCCCGCAAAAAGCCAAACCGGCCCCGCAACCCGCGCGCGCCCCGGAACCCGAGCCCAAGGTCCAGGAACCGGCCGCCAGCTACGACAGCGCCCCCGCCCAGGCCGCGGCCGCCGCTGAAGCCACGCAAGGCAACGTCTCCGA is a window from the Marinimicrobium koreense genome containing:
- a CDS encoding AEC family transporter, which encodes MFAELAAIMAPLFIGTAIGYGWVRSGADYPSEFVSRAVMNIATPCLIVSVMARVEVEPSIMGGVALAAAVVILSMGVIGYLLTRWLKLPPVHYIPSLMFPNNGNLGLPLCLFAFGDTGLALALAAFMVMTLSTFTVGIMMVSRAEGLGARLKALGRQPVLYAMVLAVALLLTDTTLPLWLANTVDLMGGFAIPLMILTLGVSLARLKLVAWRLSLAFSTLRVLGGLALAYLAARLIGLEGEALGVAVLQGAMPVAIFNYLLALRYDRAPQEVAAMVLMSTLLAFVVLPIVLVFVLPLAGTTLVAP
- a CDS encoding ribonucleoside-diphosphate reductase subunit alpha, which codes for MHTETDSQNTTTGSQPHTEGSSQQRSASNLSATAPGQVRVIKRNGTVVPYDPSKIAVAMTKAFLAVEGGTAAASRRVRETVENLTGQITATFKRRMPSGGTIHIEEVQDQVELVLMRSGEHKIARDYVLYREEHARLRAEKQPAASADTQAEDPEYPTIEVTLDDGSKAPLDTQRLRTIVREACAGLTDVSEKAILDEAMRNLYNGVSLRDVNTSLVITARTLVEKEPNYTYATARLLLDKLRAEALSFLGVADFATQAEMETYYAQALPAYIQKGVELELLAPELLSFDLEKLGKAIIAERDLQFTYLGLQTLYDRYFIHSNDVRIELPQVFFMRVAMGLAVEEDNREERAIEFYKLLSSFDYMSSTPTLFNAGTLRPQLSSCYLTTVPDDLHGIYGAIQDNAMLSKFAGGLGNDWTPVRSLGAYIKGTNGRSQGVVPFLKVANDTAVAVNQGGKRKGAVCAYLETWHLDIEEFVELRKNTGDDRRRTHDMNTANWVPDLFMKRVFDDEEWTLFSPNDVPDLHDLYGKAFEERYNEYERMCETGEMRLYKKVRALDLWRKMLGMLFETGHPWITFKDACNLRSPQQHAGVVHSSNLCTEITLNTKANEEIAVCNLGSVNLAQHIVDGKLDHDKLAKTVKTAIRMLDNVIDINYYSVDSARNSNLRHRPIGLGLMGFQDALYRQRLAYGSDEAVQFADISMEAISYHAIKASCELAKERGRYATFEGSLWSQGIMPIDSIQKLAEERGEKYIEMDLSQTLDWDGLREEVKTNGMRNSNVMAIAPTATIANITGVSQSIEPTYQNLYVKSNLSGEFTVVNPYLVHDLKARGLWDNVMVNDLKYYEGTVQPIDRVPDDLKALYATAFEVEPKWIVDAASRRQKWIDQAQSLNLYIAGANGKKLDITYRMAWFRGLKTTYYLRALAASTTEKSTITTGTHNAVSSSGGNGVAAASASAASTAPSNGEAAPVPKACSLDDPNCEACQ